In Brachypodium distachyon strain Bd21 chromosome 2, Brachypodium_distachyon_v3.0, whole genome shotgun sequence, one genomic interval encodes:
- the LOC100832863 gene encoding uncharacterized protein LOC100832863 isoform X1 — protein sequence MGLLSNRIGKESLKAGDHIYSWRAAWVYAHHGIYVGDDKVIHFTRGRDQEVGTGTVIDFLLVSSGPNRSSTPCLVCSSNEVTTATETGVTSSCLSCFLAGGALYRFEYAVNPALFLAKARGGTCTLAATDANEVVVRRANYLLSNGFRCYSLFKNNCEDFAIYCKTGLLVAEQGSVGLGQSGQAVSIIGGPLAAVVSTPFRLVTTNVYGMAVMAVGVYCVSRYAADIGNRRDVLKVEVEDLTAGLASGRIRAANVSQLVTPGQVQVPAVTTLVAA from the exons ATGGGCCTCCTGTCGAACAG GATTGGAAAGGAGAGCCTGAAGGCTGGGGATCACATCTACTCATGGAGGGCCGCGTGGGTCTACGCGCATCATG GAATATATGTGGGTGATGACAAGGTGATCCATTTTACCAGAGGAAGGGACCAAGAGGTCGGAACAGGAACAGTCATCGATTTTCTTCTTGTGAGTTCTGGTCCTAATAGGAGTAGCACACCATGCTTGGTGTGTAGCAGCAATGAAgtcaccaccgccactgagACTGGCGTGACATCCTCTTGCCTCAGTTGTTTTCTAGCAGGGGGGGCTCTCTACCGTTTCGAGTATGCTGTCAACCCAGCCCTTTTTCTTGCCAAAGCTCGGGGAGGGACGTGCACCCTTGCCGCAACTGATGCCAATGAGGTGGTTGTCCGCCGTGCCAACTACTTGTTGAGCAATGGTTTCAGGTGCTACAGCCTGTTCAAGAACAACTGTGAGGACTTTGCGATATACTGCAAAACTGGCCTCCTTGTGGCCGAACAAGGTAGTGTTGGCCTTGGGCAAAGTGGTCAGGCTGTGTCTATCATCGGCGGGCCTCTTGCTGCTGTGGTTTCAACCCCGTTCCGCCTAGTAACTACGAATGTCTATGGAATGGCAGTGATGGCTGTCGGGGTGTACTGTGTGAGCCGGTATGCAGCTGACATTGGAAACCGTCGAGATGTGCTGAAAGTAGAAGTGGAGGATCTGACAGCTGGACTTGCAAGCGGCCGGATTCGTGCGGCAAACGTCAGTCAGCTGGTAACTCCGGGACAAGTCCAAGTTCCTGCTGTGACCACACTCGTTGCTGCTTAG
- the LOC104583155 gene encoding RNA-binding motif protein, X chromosome-like, giving the protein MATPAHPSSRVDMQGTVAPFYFSPSRHGWRTWRPNSETKAPPSAFPVRSSPETASASASRAHADVAKGANDTSSPSSHRSRLKRRLSVPRDDSASDSKPILYRGNNYEDITGSPRRRIRRSPPAYPARHRERGRRSSRAPPPRDQQAPRRTSSYKPYDGRDQRGQGHRGHEKRQGYRGDDHGPRGYAKPKFPVQQVCSDPYGPREDSYGGRQQIPAQEAPNGGYHQYREPPRVHFPAGFIQRSHPYVSAEDGAFDGTKKNPGNQRAVRDENRPDQHRRRRNRRQYYKDPYSQSPSGLS; this is encoded by the coding sequence ATGGCCACGCCGGCGCACCCATCTTCTCGCGTGGACATGCAAGGCACGGTCGCTCCGTTCTACTTCTCCCCGAGCCGACACGGCTGGAGAACATGGCGGCCGAACAGCGAGACGAAGGCGCCGCCTTCAGCTTTCCCCGTGCGGTCATCGCCGGAgacggcatcggcatcggcatcgcgCGCTCATGCCGACGTCGCAAAGGGGGCAAACGACACGTCGTCGCCTTCTTCGCACAGGTCGCGCCTCAAGCGGCGGCTCTCCGTGCCACGCGACGACTCTGCCTCCGACTCCAAGCCTATCCTCTACCGTGGCAACAACTACGAGGACATTACCGGGTCTCCCCGCAGAAGGATCCGCCGAAGCCCGCCCGCCTACCCGGCGCGCCACCGCGAGAGGGGCAGGAGAAGCAGTCGTGCGCCTCCACCGCGAGACCAGCAGGCGCCGCGAAGGACCTCGTCGTACAAACCGTACGATGGGCGCGATCAGAGGGGCCAGGGACATCGTGGCCACGAAAAGCGGCAGGGCTATCGAGGTGATGATCATGGGCCTCGTGGCTACGCAAAGCCAAAGTTTCCCGTGCAGCAGGTGTGTTCCGATCCATACGGCCCCAGGGAGGATTCTTACGGCGGCCGGCAGCAAATTCCGGCGCAAGAAGCCCCGAACGGCGGGTATCATCAGTACAGGGAGCCGCCTCGTGTACACTTCCCGGCAGGTTTCATTCAACGCTCCCATCCGTACGTGTCAGCAGAGGACGGTGCATTCGATGGCACCAAGAAGAACCCAGGGAACCAGCGAGCCGTGCGTGATGAGAACCGGCCGGACCAGCATCGGCGCAGGCGCAATCGTCGCCAGTATTACAAAGATCCATACAGCCAGTCGCCATCAGGACTCTCTTGA
- the LOC100832863 gene encoding uncharacterized protein LOC100832863 isoform X2, whose product MGLLSNRIGKESLKAGDHIYSWRAAWVYAHHGIYVGDDKVIHFTRGRDQEVGTGTVIDFLLVSSGPNRSSTPCLVCSSNEVTTATETGVTSSCLSCFLAGGALYRFEYAVNPALFLAKARGGTCTLAATDANEVVVRRANYLLSNGFRCYSLFKNNCEDFAIYCKTGLLVAEQGSVGLGQSGQAVSIIGGPLAAVVSTPFRLVTTNVYGMAVMAVGVYCVSRYAADHTRCCLGCCSTVVKSGDLYISLGLLLYRYMYYLPPKSLFKL is encoded by the exons ATGGGCCTCCTGTCGAACAG GATTGGAAAGGAGAGCCTGAAGGCTGGGGATCACATCTACTCATGGAGGGCCGCGTGGGTCTACGCGCATCATG GAATATATGTGGGTGATGACAAGGTGATCCATTTTACCAGAGGAAGGGACCAAGAGGTCGGAACAGGAACAGTCATCGATTTTCTTCTTGTGAGTTCTGGTCCTAATAGGAGTAGCACACCATGCTTGGTGTGTAGCAGCAATGAAgtcaccaccgccactgagACTGGCGTGACATCCTCTTGCCTCAGTTGTTTTCTAGCAGGGGGGGCTCTCTACCGTTTCGAGTATGCTGTCAACCCAGCCCTTTTTCTTGCCAAAGCTCGGGGAGGGACGTGCACCCTTGCCGCAACTGATGCCAATGAGGTGGTTGTCCGCCGTGCCAACTACTTGTTGAGCAATGGTTTCAGGTGCTACAGCCTGTTCAAGAACAACTGTGAGGACTTTGCGATATACTGCAAAACTGGCCTCCTTGTGGCCGAACAAGGTAGTGTTGGCCTTGGGCAAAGTGGTCAGGCTGTGTCTATCATCGGCGGGCCTCTTGCTGCTGTGGTTTCAACCCCGTTCCGCCTAGTAACTACGAATGTCTATGGAATGGCAGTGATGGCTGTCGGGGTGTACTGTGTGAGCCGGTATGCAGCTGAC CACACTCGTTGCTGCTTAGGGTGCTGTAGCACTGTTGTAAAATCTGGAGATTTATATATCAGTCTGGGCCTACTTCTCTACCGCTATATGTATTATTTACCACCGAAATCGTTGTTCAAACTCTGA
- the LOC100833176 gene encoding dof zinc finger protein DOF5.1, whose protein sequence is MLSSHCENMLAYAAAAAGRRASVLVDPRRYRPNVEVAPNCPRCDSPNTKFCYYNNYSLSQPRYFCKGCRRYWTKGGSLRNVPVGGGCRKNRRGSKSSSSARPMADDTAAAARDHGPAPAAFSHRFHGPVRPDMLLEGMVGNPPAQLGQPAPSSANKPAAAADGSMIDLALLYSKFLSHQPANDVRESVDTSSSGSSSATSPGVQPGSGPAQAQAQHGFGRLSSPATASTEQSETTTMLQCADVRAQALGELAFSVDQSCYDSLGLPTDGGDLILRSTWDQGAKYEPFDSLPVPEDAMSLHGGVPAGGDDVWSKVLGSQGLEAALCRP, encoded by the coding sequence ATGCTGTCTTCTCACTGCGAGAACATGCTCGCCtacgcggcggccgccgccgggcggCGCGCGTCGGTGCTGGTCGATCCCCGGCGGTACCGGCCGAACGTGGAGGTGGCGCCCAACTGCCCGCGCTGCGACTCGCCCAACACCAAGTTCTGCTACTACAACAACTACAGCCTCAGCCAGCCCCGCTACTTCTGCAAGGGCTGCCGCCGCTACTGGACCAAGGGCGGCTCCCTCCGGAACGtgcccgtcggcggcggctgtcGCAAGAACCGCCGGGGCAGCAAGTCGTCATCCTCGGCGCGGCCCATGGCCGACGacacggccgccgcggcccgcgACCATGGGCCCGCGCCTGCAGCGTTCTCTCACCGGTTCCACGGCCCGGTCCGGCCCGACATGCTCCTCGAAGGCATGGTCGGCAACCCGCCGGCACAGCTGGGCCAGCCGGCGCCCTCGTCGGCCAACAagcccgccgcggcggcagatGGCTCGATGATTGATCTCGCATTGCTCTACTCCAAGTTCTTGAGCCATCAGCCTGCCAACGACGTGCGGGAATCGGTCGACACGAGCTCGAGTGGGTCAAGCTCGGCGACGAGCCCGGGCGTGCAACCGGGCTCTGGCCCGGCCCAAGCCCAGGCCCAACACGGGTTCGGCAGGCTGTCtagcccggcaacggcaagcACAGAGCAGAGCGAAACGACGACCATGCTGCAGTGCGCCGACGTGCGCGCGCAGGCGCTCGGCGAGCTCGCCTTCAGCGTGGACCAGAGCTGCTACGACTCGCTCGGGCTGCCAACGGACGGCGGCGATCTGATCCTCCGTTCGACTTGGGACCAGGGCGCCAAGTACGAGCCGTTCGATTCGCTGCCCGTCCCCGAGGATGCCATGAGCCTCCACGGCGGTGTCCCGGCCGGAGGTGACGACGTCTGGAGCAAAGTGTTGGGCTCTCAAGGGCTGGAAGCTGCTCTCTGCAGGCCTTGA
- the LOC100833490 gene encoding U-box domain-containing protein 29 yields the protein MDAVVAGLPGQQARRRIRPPEPLVMAASPSTPAAFRCPISLEVMRSPVSLPTGATYDRTSIQRWLDSGHRTCPATRLPLLSTDLVPNLLLRRLIHLHAATLPPSPSPEEVLSQLAASHGEPAAAEKAVRSLAAKIAPEKGKQASVASAVAADLESTVPALLSFAKGGAGADARVDAVKILATVAPEIATYITGDGTEIKRGKVKMAVEALAAVLCAGGVSEEAKKALISALVAADLGRVVTTLLAAGPTGVVVLEAILTSPVPDADAKTAIADRPELFPDLVRILREAASPAAIKCMAAAVQVRGRPARASMVRAGAVPALALAVSAAPTAAAESALVLLVEAARCSDGKAAIAGDAAGMAAAVMGRMIRVGPVGREAAVEVLWLSCCAGGGERRMREALAAAPEAVGKLLVVMQGDCSPATSRMAGELLRAVRMEQERKGMAAAYDSRTIHVMPY from the coding sequence ATGGATGCGGTCGTCGCCGGACTGCCCGGGCAGCAGGCGAGGAGGCGGATCCGGCCACCGGAGCCGCTCGTGATGGCCGCTTCTCCATCAACGCCAGCCGCGTTCCGGTGCCCGATCTCGCTGGAGGTGATGCGGTCGCCCGTGAGCCTCCCCACCGGCGCGACCTACGACCGGACCTCCATCCAGCGGTGGCTCGACTCCGGCCACCGCACGTGCCCGGCCAcgcggctgccgctgctgtCCACCGACCTGGTGCCCAACCTCCTCCTGCGCCGGCTCATCCATCTCCACGCCGCCACGCTGCCGCCGTCCCCCTCGCCCGAGGAGGTGCTCTCGCAGCTCGCCGCCTCGCACGGGGAGCCCGCGGCAGCGGAGAAGGCCGTGCGCTCGCTGGCCGCCAAGATCGCCCCCGAGAAAGGGAAGCAGGCCTCCGTGGcgtccgccgtcgccgctgaCCTCGAATCCACCGTGCCGGCGCTACTCTCCTTTGCCAaaggaggcgccggcgccgacgcccgCGTCGACGCAGTGAAGATCCTCGCCACCGTGGCGCCGGAGATTGCGACTTACATAACCGGGGACGGGACGGAGATTAAGCGTGGCAAGGTCAAGATGGCCGTGGAGGCCTTGGCTGCCGTCTTGTGCGCGGGCGGAGTTAGCGAAGAGGCCAAGAAAGCCCTGATCTCCGCCCTCGTGGCCGCCGATCTGGGACGCGTCGTCACGACGCTGCTCGCCGCGGGACCAACCGGCGTCGTGGTCCTCGAGGCGATCCTGACGTCGCCCGTGCCGGACGCCGACGCCAAGACCGCCATCGCCGACAGGCCGGAGCTGTTCCCGGATCTGGTGAGGATCCTCAGGGAAGCCGCATCGCCGGCAGCTATCAAGTGCATGGCCGCGGCTGTGCAAGTCCGCGGGCGGCCCGCGCGGGCGTCCATGgtccgcgccggcgccgtccccGCTCTCGCGCTGGCCGTGTCCGCGGCGCccacggccgcggcggagtCCGCGCTGGTGTTGCTAGTGGAGGCGGCCCGCTGCAGCGACGGCAAAGCGGCCATCGCGGGCGACGCGgcggggatggcggcggccgtgatGGGGAGGATGATACGGGTCGGCCCAGTGGGCCGCGAGGCCGCCGTGGAAGTGCTGTGGTTGTCCTGCTGCGCGGGGGGCGGGGAGCGGAGAATGAGggaggcgctggcggcggcgccggaggcggTGGGGAAGCTGCTCGTGGTGATGCAAGGGGATTGCTCGCCCGCGACGTCGAGGatggccggcgagctcttGAGAGCGGTGAGGATGGAGCAGGAGAGGAAAGGCATGGCCGCCGCCTACGACAGCCGTACCATCCATGTCATGCCTTACTGA
- the LOC100832243 gene encoding histone deacetylase 8 — translation MDSSSSSAAPAPPPAGENVAVFWHEGMLAHDAGRGVFDSGRDPGFLEVLDQHPENADRVRNMVSILRRGPIAPFLSWHSGSPAHASELLSFHSSEYIEELVQANANGPKKFCEGTFLNPGSWGAALLAAGTTLSAVRHILDGHGKLAYALVRPPGHHAQPDHADGYCFLNNAGLAVQLALDSGRTKVAVVDIDVHYGNGTAEGFYRTDSVLTISLHMNHGSWGPSHPQNGSTDEIGQGRGLGYNLNIPLPNGSGDAGYEYAMNELVAPAIEKFQPQLLVFVIGQDSSAFDPNGRQCLTMDGYRKIGQVMRTMANRHSDGQILIVQEGGYHISYSAYCLHATLEGVLSLQAPLLDDPIAYYPEDEEYTRKVVDIIKKSWKESIPFLKDI, via the exons ATGgactcgtcttcctcctcggcggcgcctgctccgcctccggcgGGGGAGAATGTGGCAGTGTTCTGGCACGAGGGCATGCTTGCCCACGACGCCGGTCGCGGCGTGTTCGACTCGGGCCGCGACCCGGGGTTCCTCGAGGTGCTCGACCAGCACCCGGAGAACGCCGACCGCGTCCGCAACATGGTCTCcatcctccgccgcggcccaATCGCGCCCTTCCTCTCCTGGCACTCCGGAAGCCCCGCCCACGCCAGCGAGCTCCTCTCCTTCCACTCATCCG AATACATTGAGGAGCTCGTCCAAGCGAATGCCAATGGACCCAAGAAGTTCTGTGAGGGCACTTTCTTGAACCCTGGCTCATGGGGTGCCGCACTTCTGGCTGCTGGAACAACCTTATCAGCAGTGAGGCACATACTAGATGGGCATGGGAAGCTAGCCTACGCATTGGTCCGCCCTCCTGGCCATCACGCACAACCGGACCATGCTGACGGTTACTGCTTTCTGAACAACGCTGGGCTTGCTGTGCAGCTGGCTCTGGATTCCGGGCGCACAAAGGTTGCCGTTGTTGATATTGATGTGCACTATGGGAATGGCACTGCTGAGGGTTTCTATCGTACAGACAGTGTATTGACAATCTCTCTTCACATGAATCATGGCTCTTGGGGTCCATCGCATCCGCAGAATGGCTCGACTGATGAGATTGGCCAAGGCAGGGGGCTTGGGTACAATCTCAATATACCTTTGCCTAATGGCAGTGGGGATGCAGGGTATGAATATGCAATGAATGAATTGGTCGCTCCGGCCATTGAAAAGTTTCAGCCTCAGCTTTTGGTTTTTGTCATTGGCCAGGATTCTAGCGCG TTTGATCCAAATGGAAGACAGTGCTTGACCATGGATGGTTATAGGAAAATTGGACAAGTAATGAGGACTATGGCTAATCGACATAGCGACGGGCAAATATTGATTGTCCAAGAAGGGGGTTACCATATCAGTTATTCAGCATATTGTCTCCATGCAACTCTAGAAGGTGTTCTGAGTCTGCAAGCCCCATTGCTGGATGATCCGATCGCCTATTATCCAGAGGATGAGGAATACACCAGGAAAGTTGTCGACATAATAAAGAAATCCTGGAAAGAATCCATTCCTTTCTTGAAGGACATTTAG